A genome region from Spirochaetae bacterium HGW-Spirochaetae-1 includes the following:
- a CDS encoding 3-oxoacyl-ACP synthase encodes MNTKPIFDLEKITGIKNRRFRSDSKGEDTSTLALNAARDCLERSGYDAADMDIIINASISKYNGSHVCYFEPTLSHFVKNGLGAHNAINFDIANACAGMNTGAMILNNMIRSGAVRRGMVVSGECITPIADTAIKEISEPMDDQFASLTVGDSGAAFIMDESPDGKEGFDFIDFTTVAHYAELCFGMPSEKNPGIAMYTRSKEMHNKDLVNTWPRLLADHFEKKGTMFNPLDYDYIITHQVTVGAIKTYLKAGKEYFDTDMPATLTSVEEYGNTSTTTHWVVIYNALKEKKIKPGDRILLLSSASGIAIGFLSFTIGNIEV; translated from the coding sequence ATGAATACCAAGCCAATTTTTGATCTTGAAAAAATCACGGGCATCAAAAATCGTCGGTTCCGCAGCGACAGCAAGGGTGAAGATACCAGCACCCTGGCCCTCAACGCGGCCAGGGACTGCCTGGAGAGATCGGGCTATGATGCGGCAGATATGGACATTATAATAAATGCTTCAATTTCGAAATACAACGGCAGCCATGTCTGCTATTTTGAACCGACACTGAGCCATTTTGTCAAAAACGGGCTGGGAGCCCATAACGCCATCAACTTCGATATAGCCAACGCCTGCGCCGGCATGAATACGGGCGCCATGATTTTAAACAACATGATCCGGTCCGGTGCGGTCAGGCGGGGCATGGTGGTGAGCGGGGAATGCATCACGCCTATCGCCGACACTGCCATTAAAGAAATCAGCGAGCCCATGGACGACCAGTTTGCCTCACTCACCGTGGGGGACTCCGGGGCGGCCTTCATAATGGACGAGTCGCCCGACGGGAAAGAGGGTTTTGATTTTATCGATTTCACCACCGTGGCCCATTACGCGGAGCTCTGTTTCGGAATGCCCAGTGAAAAGAATCCCGGCATCGCCATGTATACCAGGAGCAAGGAAATGCACAACAAGGACCTGGTGAACACATGGCCCCGACTCCTGGCAGACCATTTTGAAAAAAAGGGGACGATGTTCAATCCTCTGGACTACGATTACATCATCACCCATCAGGTGACTGTAGGGGCCATCAAGACATATCTGAAGGCCGGGAAAGAGTATTTTGACACCGATATGCCGGCCACTCTGACCAGCGTGGAAGAGTATGGCAACACCTCCACCACCACGCACTGGGTTGTGATATACAACGCCCTGAAGGAGAAAAAAATCAAACCGGGAGACCGTATTCTTCTTCTGTCATCGGCATCGGGTATTGCAATCGGTTTTCTTTCTTTCACAATCGGGAACATTGAGGTTTAA